A genomic segment from Nitrospira sp. encodes:
- a CDS encoding Glucose-1-phosphate cytidylyltransferase — translation MKAVILAGGLGTRLSEETVLRPKPMVEIGGKPILWHIMQIHAVYGITEFVIALGYKGEMIKEYFLNFFAINNDLSVNLSTGKTIIHDGNQPKWTVHLADTGLTTQTGGRVKRLRKWLGTEETFMLTYGDGVADLNIDKLLKFHHSHGKLATMTSVRSPARFGRIGFDGDRVTEFFEKPEAGEGWINGGFFVLNIKALDYIEGDHTIWERDPVERLAYAGQMVGFKHYGFWSCMDTLKEKEYLEGLWQSGKAPWKMW, via the coding sequence ATGAAAGCAGTGATTTTGGCTGGCGGATTGGGAACTCGGTTGTCCGAGGAGACAGTGCTTCGTCCAAAGCCGATGGTAGAAATTGGTGGCAAACCGATCCTTTGGCATATCATGCAGATTCATGCCGTGTATGGCATCACAGAATTCGTGATAGCACTTGGGTATAAGGGGGAAATGATCAAAGAGTATTTCCTGAATTTTTTTGCCATTAACAATGATTTGTCAGTAAATCTGTCTACCGGGAAAACGATCATTCACGACGGCAACCAGCCGAAATGGACAGTCCATTTGGCGGACACCGGTTTGACGACGCAAACCGGGGGGCGGGTCAAACGTCTGAGAAAATGGCTGGGGACAGAGGAGACGTTCATGTTGACGTACGGAGATGGGGTGGCCGATCTGAATATCGATAAATTATTGAAGTTCCATCACTCTCACGGCAAACTTGCGACAATGACTTCGGTCCGTTCCCCTGCGCGATTTGGTCGCATCGGCTTTGACGGAGACCGGGTGACTGAATTTTTCGAAAAGCCGGAGGCGGGAGAGGGGTGGATTAACGGAGGATTTTTTGTTCTAAATATTAAGGCATTGGATTATATCGAAGGGGATCATACGATCTGGGAACGTGATCCCGTCGAACGCCTTGCCTATGCAGGCCAGATGGTGGGGTTCAAACATTATGGCTTCTGGTCTTGCATGGATACGTTGAAAGAAAAAGAATACTTGGAGGGACTGTGGCAATCCGGCAAGGCTCCGTGGAAGATGTGGTAA
- a CDS encoding Mobile element protein: MKRGFVYLCAILDWASRRVLAWRLSNTLTTDFCVEAVQEAITRYGTPEIFNTDQGCQFTSQEFTGLLNTHDIQISMDGAGRWRDNVFVERLWRSLKYEEVYLHAYDTVREAQQGVARYLTFYNQVRPHQALDGRTPEDVYDEHRPARHVAA, encoded by the coding sequence ATGAAACGCGGCTTCGTCTATCTGTGTGCGATTCTCGACTGGGCGAGTCGCCGGGTGTTAGCGTGGCGGCTCTCCAATACGTTGACCACGGACTTCTGTGTGGAGGCGGTGCAGGAAGCGATCACCCGCTATGGTACCCCGGAGATCTTCAACACCGATCAAGGGTGTCAGTTCACGAGCCAGGAGTTTACGGGGCTCTTGAACACCCATGACATTCAGATCAGCATGGATGGAGCTGGGCGATGGCGGGATAATGTGTTCGTGGAACGGTTGTGGCGGAGTCTCAAATATGAGGAGGTCTATCTCCACGCCTATGACACCGTCCGCGAGGCCCAGCAGGGGGTGGCACGGTATCTGACGTTCTACAATCAGGTCAGGCCACATCAGGCACTCGATGGGCGCACACCGGAGGACGTGTATGATGAGCATCGGCCCGCACGGCATGTCGCCGCGTAG
- a CDS encoding Teichoic acid export ATP-binding protein TagH: protein MGDTAVRVEQLSKQYRLGATQAAEASLAGALARGLRRLWRPQPVVPRAAESLWALRDVSFEIKQGEVFGVIGTNGSGKSTLLKILSRVTEPTRGRAVLTGRFCGLLEVGTGFHPELTGRDNVYMSGAILGMPRQEITRKFDEIVAFAEVEQFIDTPVKHYSSGMYVRLGFSVLAHMDPDILIVDEVLAVGDVRFQKKCMGKMEDVGQHGRTVILVSHDMQAITRLCKRAMLLHKGEVVQEGPAHDVVNQYLHAGHIQPAVEWPDPAHAPGNDVVRLRAVRVRSEAGHVTDVVDIRKSVRVEIEYDILTPGQIIVAQFGFNTEEDIIAFIVNDRDPAWYRRPRPIGRYISTAWVPGNFLSEGMMVVGGGIFSEDPWHEHCDVPRAVGFRVIDPGTGDTARGDVTGRWEGVVRPLLKWTTEHLSS, encoded by the coding sequence ATGGGAGACACGGCGGTCCGCGTCGAGCAGTTGTCGAAGCAGTATCGCCTGGGGGCGACCCAGGCTGCGGAGGCCTCCCTGGCCGGTGCGCTGGCGCGGGGGCTGCGCCGGCTCTGGCGGCCGCAGCCGGTCGTTCCCCGGGCCGCAGAGAGCCTCTGGGCGCTACGCGACGTGTCGTTTGAGATCAAGCAGGGGGAAGTGTTCGGGGTGATCGGCACCAATGGGTCGGGCAAGAGCACCCTGCTGAAGATCCTCTCGCGGGTGACCGAACCCACGCGGGGGCGCGCGGTCCTCACGGGACGCTTCTGCGGCTTGCTGGAAGTGGGGACGGGCTTCCATCCGGAATTGACCGGGCGGGACAACGTCTACATGAGCGGGGCCATTCTGGGCATGCCCCGCCAGGAAATTACCCGGAAGTTCGACGAGATCGTGGCCTTTGCCGAAGTGGAGCAGTTTATCGATACGCCGGTGAAACATTACTCCAGTGGCATGTATGTTCGCCTGGGGTTTTCGGTCCTCGCGCATATGGATCCGGATATCCTGATTGTGGACGAGGTGCTGGCGGTGGGGGACGTGCGGTTCCAGAAGAAGTGTATGGGGAAGATGGAGGATGTGGGGCAGCATGGGCGGACGGTGATCCTGGTGTCGCACGACATGCAGGCCATTACCCGATTATGTAAACGGGCGATGCTGTTGCACAAGGGGGAAGTGGTGCAGGAGGGGCCGGCCCACGACGTGGTGAACCAGTACCTGCATGCCGGCCATATCCAGCCCGCCGTCGAATGGCCCGATCCCGCCCACGCCCCGGGCAATGACGTCGTGCGCCTGCGCGCTGTGCGGGTGAGGTCGGAAGCCGGACACGTCACGGACGTCGTGGATATTCGAAAGTCAGTGCGAGTGGAAATCGAGTATGACATTCTGACGCCAGGCCAGATAATTGTCGCGCAATTTGGGTTTAATACGGAAGAAGATATAATCGCATTCATCGTCAATGACCGAGACCCAGCATGGTACAGACGTCCTCGTCCGATTGGTCGATATATTAGTACTGCCTGGGTACCTGGCAATTTTTTGTCAGAAGGAATGATGGTAGTTGGGGGAGGCATTTTTTCGGAAGACCCTTGGCATGAGCATTGTGATGTGCCTCGGGCTGTAGGTTTTCGAGTAATAGATCCAGGGACGGGAGATACGGCCAGAGGTGATGTGACAGGGCGATGGGAGGGCGTTGTAAGGCCCTTGCTTAAGTGGACTACTGAGCATCTTTCATCGTAG
- a CDS encoding Retron-type RNA-directed DNA polymerase, producing the protein MQSKLAKWSTENKERKFDRLLRLIADRAWLAEAARITLASRGASTPGADGIDKARMKGTLHHDLSTMRAELLAGCYTPQPARRVYIPKANGKLRPLGIPSLRDRVVQRAMLMAMEPIWESDFHRASYGFRPARSVHHAIRTVKLQLQESDEQRTAGRWVIEGDLASYFETVHHRLLLKGVRKRIADQRFLALLWKLIKAGCVDRGLFCAASEGVPQGGVISSLLSNIMLHEFDDWMEANYLSKKVRKDRWAWNFGILKQRPIAVRENRQWKPAVSYCRYADDFVVVVKGTRAHAEAIREACRAFLEGTLKLTLNMEKTHITHVNDGVVFLGHRIIRKRGPRGHLRPVTTIPWEKYRGFTDKLVKELSGNYSVNRMDLMESLNRKLSGWANFYQYTDYTATVFSRVDRTVFWKLGHWLARKYRRGFPSLMREHVRAPEPGCARTWILKGQNSRGWHGEQVLRRLVTSRKGQFRWRTPEGNPYLIRDEQRTFLESRYADVAFALSNA; encoded by the coding sequence ATGCAAAGCAAGCTGGCGAAGTGGTCCACGGAGAACAAAGAACGCAAGTTCGATCGACTCCTGAGACTGATTGCTGATAGAGCTTGGCTGGCCGAAGCAGCGCGTATCACATTAGCCTCCCGTGGTGCGAGCACGCCGGGCGCCGATGGGATCGACAAGGCAAGGATGAAGGGCACCCTTCACCATGACTTGTCGACGATGCGTGCCGAGCTGTTAGCGGGCTGCTACACGCCGCAACCCGCACGGCGCGTGTACATACCGAAAGCGAACGGCAAGTTGAGGCCTCTAGGTATCCCAAGCCTGCGGGATCGAGTGGTTCAGAGGGCGATGCTGATGGCCATGGAGCCGATATGGGAAAGTGATTTCCATCGAGCGTCCTATGGTTTTAGGCCCGCCCGAAGTGTTCACCATGCGATACGAACGGTCAAACTGCAGCTGCAGGAAAGTGATGAACAAAGAACGGCAGGTCGCTGGGTGATAGAGGGCGACCTAGCCAGCTACTTTGAGACCGTCCATCACCGCCTGCTGCTGAAAGGCGTCCGCAAACGTATCGCTGATCAGCGCTTCCTTGCCCTGCTGTGGAAGTTGATCAAAGCAGGCTGTGTTGATCGGGGTCTATTTTGCGCCGCGAGCGAAGGCGTTCCGCAAGGGGGAGTCATCTCTTCGCTGCTATCCAACATCATGTTGCATGAATTCGATGACTGGATGGAAGCGAACTACCTGAGCAAGAAGGTGCGCAAGGACCGATGGGCGTGGAACTTTGGAATTCTCAAACAGCGACCGATTGCGGTGCGAGAGAACCGGCAGTGGAAACCAGCCGTATCCTACTGCCGCTACGCGGATGATTTCGTCGTGGTCGTCAAAGGAACCCGCGCGCATGCTGAGGCGATACGCGAGGCGTGCCGGGCGTTTCTGGAAGGCACGCTCAAGCTCACGTTGAATATGGAAAAGACCCATATTACCCATGTGAACGACGGCGTTGTCTTCCTCGGTCACCGTATCATTCGCAAGCGGGGACCACGCGGTCATCTGCGACCGGTCACGACGATTCCATGGGAGAAGTACCGGGGCTTCACGGACAAGCTGGTCAAGGAACTGTCTGGCAATTACAGCGTGAACAGAATGGACCTGATGGAAAGCCTGAACCGGAAACTCTCGGGGTGGGCGAACTTCTATCAATACACTGACTATACGGCGACCGTCTTTAGCCGAGTGGATCGGACCGTCTTCTGGAAGCTCGGACATTGGCTTGCGCGTAAGTATCGGCGAGGATTCCCGAGCCTGATGCGCGAACACGTTCGGGCACCAGAACCGGGGTGCGCCAGAACTTGGATACTGAAGGGGCAGAATAGTCGTGGGTGGCATGGCGAACAGGTGCTTCGGCGCCTCGTCACGAGCCGCAAAGGTCAGTTCAGGTGGCGGACCCCGGAAGGGAACCCGTACCTGATTCGCGACGAGCAACGCACGTTTCTCGAATCGCGCTACGCTGACGTTGCCTTTGCTTTAAGCAACGCTTGA
- a CDS encoding O-antigen export system, permease protein: MEYAVVQSDFSSIVIEPSKGYGRVGWGELWAARELFYFLAWRDLKTRYAQTAIGAGWALLQPLLSTLMFTVVFSYVVKVPSDGVPYPLFAFAALLPWALFARSLERSTLSVVTEGSLIKKVYFPRLIIPITATVINLVDFAVGLLLLLGMMLWYQIVPQWTLVFLPLFVGGAVVTALSVSLWLSALNVQYRDVASIVPLVTQLWMFASPVLYPASLVPASMRGYYGMNPMAGVIEGFRWALLGKAAPDWGMVAVSLGVVTILLGGGVLFFRRVERTFADVI; this comes from the coding sequence ATGGAATATGCCGTGGTACAAAGTGATTTTTCTTCAATAGTCATTGAACCGAGCAAGGGGTATGGCCGGGTGGGGTGGGGCGAGTTGTGGGCGGCGCGGGAATTGTTCTATTTTCTGGCCTGGCGGGATCTGAAAACGCGGTATGCCCAGACAGCCATCGGAGCCGGGTGGGCCCTCCTGCAGCCGCTGCTCAGCACCCTGATGTTCACGGTGGTTTTCAGCTATGTGGTCAAAGTGCCCTCGGACGGTGTGCCCTACCCTCTGTTCGCGTTCGCGGCGCTGCTGCCCTGGGCGCTGTTTGCACGCAGCCTCGAACGGAGCACCCTGAGTGTGGTGACGGAGGGGAGCCTGATCAAGAAGGTCTATTTTCCGCGGCTGATCATTCCGATCACCGCCACCGTCATCAACCTGGTGGATTTTGCCGTCGGGCTGCTCCTCCTGCTCGGGATGATGCTGTGGTACCAGATCGTCCCGCAGTGGACGCTGGTGTTCCTGCCCCTGTTCGTGGGGGGGGCGGTGGTCACCGCGCTGTCCGTGAGCCTGTGGTTGTCGGCGCTCAATGTTCAATACCGGGATGTGGCGTCGATCGTGCCCTTGGTGACGCAATTGTGGATGTTTGCCTCGCCGGTTCTGTATCCGGCGTCCCTGGTGCCGGCGTCCATGCGGGGGTACTATGGCATGAATCCCATGGCGGGAGTCATTGAGGGATTTCGCTGGGCGCTCTTGGGCAAGGCGGCACCGGATTGGGGGATGGTGGCGGTGAGTCTGGGGGTGGTCACGATCTTATTGGGCGGCGGCGTACTGTTTTTTCGGAGGGTGGAGCGGACCTTCGCCGATGTGATCTGA
- a CDS encoding FAD-dependent oxidoreductase, with amino-acid sequence MIGLNIARKLRRMFSGASVHLVEKELDCGLHASGRNSGVLHAGFYYSPDSLKAKFTWRGNRLLTEYCDTKGIPLNKCGKLVVARNQADHAGLDELFRRGRANGISIEEISEKDAKSIEPRVKTCARALFSPETSTVDPTQVMQAMKKDAVDEGVHLHCGVRYLSSSQGRVLTTEGVFDVGYVVNAAGLYADRIAREFGFSEHYRILPFKGLYLYSSEPAGSIRTNIYPVPDLKNPFLGVHFTVAASGKAKIGPTAIPGLWREHYGGVANFRWSEFFEVAARGVGLLAASNFDFKTLAIREMAKYSKSTMISMASHLAEGVKPEHYQSWGKPGIRAQLVDIRKRKLEMDFVLEGDKHSMHILNAVSPAFTCSLPFSEYVCQHIKATLS; translated from the coding sequence GTGATCGGACTGAATATTGCGCGCAAGCTTCGGCGCATGTTTTCTGGTGCGTCGGTACACCTTGTTGAAAAAGAGCTTGATTGCGGGTTGCATGCCAGTGGTCGCAATAGCGGTGTCTTGCACGCTGGGTTTTACTACTCACCCGACAGTTTGAAGGCGAAGTTCACATGGAGAGGTAATCGTCTATTGACTGAATACTGCGACACGAAGGGGATTCCACTGAATAAATGCGGAAAGTTGGTTGTCGCAAGAAATCAAGCCGATCACGCGGGACTCGATGAGTTGTTTCGGCGAGGGCGTGCGAATGGGATATCGATTGAAGAGATCTCCGAGAAGGATGCCAAGTCAATAGAGCCTCGTGTGAAGACCTGCGCACGCGCGTTGTTCTCGCCCGAGACGTCAACGGTTGATCCTACACAGGTCATGCAGGCCATGAAAAAAGATGCCGTTGATGAAGGCGTGCACCTTCATTGCGGGGTTCGATACCTCTCGTCATCCCAAGGGCGAGTATTGACGACGGAAGGCGTATTTGACGTGGGGTATGTCGTCAACGCAGCCGGACTCTATGCCGACCGTATCGCTCGGGAATTCGGATTTTCCGAGCACTATCGAATCCTCCCTTTTAAGGGCCTGTACCTTTACTCCAGCGAGCCTGCCGGATCGATCCGCACAAACATCTATCCTGTTCCTGATCTGAAAAATCCCTTTCTGGGAGTACATTTTACGGTTGCGGCCAGCGGGAAAGCTAAAATCGGTCCCACGGCAATTCCTGGGCTCTGGCGGGAACATTACGGTGGCGTCGCAAACTTTCGTTGGAGCGAATTTTTTGAGGTCGCCGCACGCGGGGTGGGTTTACTGGCCGCGTCCAATTTTGACTTCAAAACCCTTGCGATCCGCGAGATGGCGAAGTATTCGAAATCGACGATGATCTCCATGGCGAGTCACTTGGCGGAGGGAGTCAAACCCGAGCATTATCAGAGCTGGGGGAAGCCAGGGATCCGGGCGCAACTCGTCGATATCAGAAAGCGGAAACTCGAAATGGATTTTGTCTTGGAGGGCGACAAACACTCGATGCATATCCTCAACGCCGTCTCTCCGGCCTTCACTTGTTCGCTTCCGTTTTCAGAGTACGTATGCCAGCACATCAAAGCCACCTTAAGTTAG
- a CDS encoding UDP-glucose 4-epimerase: MKILVTGNMGYVGPLVLRRLRESHPGATLIGYDMGYFAHCLTGVSRFPESRVDAQHFGDIRRMPEEILRGVDGIVHLCAISNDPMGALYEDVTTAINYRASIDLAQKAKRVGVKKFVFASSCSVYGFAEGGPRREEDALNPLTAYAKSKVATERDLAALASETFTATCLRFATACGMSDRLRLDLVLNDFVAGALASKRINILSDGTPWRPLIHVKDMARAIDWALQREHRDGGTFLTLNVGSDGWNYQVKDLAGVVAKLIPGVEVLINKDAQPDKRSYRVNFDKFTKLAQGFLPEVDLHQAVVDLRDGLTAMHFQDPNFRTGEFIRLVTLKRLRETAHLTDSLEWTDRAF, encoded by the coding sequence ATGAAAATTTTGGTTACCGGCAATATGGGGTATGTCGGACCATTAGTGTTGCGCCGTTTGCGCGAGTCCCATCCAGGAGCGACGCTCATCGGGTATGACATGGGCTACTTTGCGCACTGCCTGACGGGTGTGTCGCGCTTCCCAGAAAGTCGAGTTGACGCGCAACACTTCGGAGACATTCGGCGGATGCCGGAGGAGATTCTGCGAGGAGTTGACGGAATCGTGCATCTGTGCGCCATCTCCAACGATCCCATGGGGGCCCTCTACGAAGATGTGACGACGGCGATTAACTATCGCGCCAGCATCGATCTGGCACAGAAGGCAAAGCGGGTCGGGGTCAAGAAGTTCGTGTTTGCGTCGAGTTGCAGCGTTTATGGGTTTGCCGAAGGCGGGCCGCGTCGAGAAGAGGACGCCCTCAATCCTCTGACGGCCTATGCCAAATCGAAAGTCGCCACCGAACGAGACCTTGCTGCGTTGGCATCGGAAACCTTCACGGCAACCTGCCTCCGGTTCGCTACTGCTTGCGGAATGAGTGATCGGCTGCGGCTCGACCTGGTATTAAATGACTTCGTCGCCGGTGCTCTTGCCTCCAAACGCATTAACATTCTGAGTGATGGAACCCCCTGGCGTCCGCTTATTCACGTCAAAGACATGGCTCGAGCCATCGATTGGGCCTTGCAACGTGAGCATCGGGACGGCGGGACCTTCTTGACGCTGAATGTGGGGAGCGACGGGTGGAATTATCAGGTTAAGGACCTGGCAGGGGTGGTTGCCAAACTTATTCCCGGTGTGGAGGTATTGATCAACAAAGATGCACAGCCTGATAAACGATCCTATCGAGTGAATTTTGACAAGTTTACCAAGCTAGCTCAAGGATTTCTTCCCGAAGTGGACCTTCATCAAGCCGTCGTCGATCTCCGTGATGGCCTTACGGCGATGCATTTTCAGGATCCCAATTTCAGGACAGGGGAGTTCATTCGTTTGGTAACATTGAAGCGCCTTCGGGAAACCGCGCATCTCACGGACAGCCTTGAGTGGACTGACCGAGCCTTTTGA
- a CDS encoding Transposase encodes MRYRAIQEHDRRYPIRLMCRALAVSPAGYYAWRGRPESRRAAANRTLLVTIRVLHQDSRQTYGSPSIWRALRKQGHRVGEHRVARLMRHDGLRAKTVKKWRATTHSSHRLPVAANTLDRQFTVSQPNRVWAGDITYVWTLEGWLYLAVLLDLYSRAVIGWAMGPRLTGDLTEQALRMALTTRLPEAGRLHHSDRGSQYAAGPYQQLLTTHGITASMSRKGNCWDNACVESFFGTLKRELVYHRHYATRAEAKQDIFEYIEVFYNRTRRHSTLGYHSPVEYESRTAVA; translated from the coding sequence ATGAGATACCGCGCGATCCAGGAGCACGACCGTCGCTATCCGATCCGCCTGATGTGCCGAGCGCTGGCGGTCTCCCCCGCGGGGTATTACGCGTGGCGAGGACGTCCAGAAAGTCGGCGGGCGGCCGCCAATCGTACGCTGCTCGTCACAATTCGAGTGCTCCATCAGGACAGTCGTCAGACCTATGGCAGTCCGAGCATCTGGCGGGCTCTCCGCAAACAGGGCCACCGGGTTGGGGAGCATCGCGTGGCCCGGCTGATGCGCCACGATGGCCTCCGGGCCAAGACCGTGAAGAAATGGCGGGCCACGACGCACTCGTCGCACCGCTTGCCCGTGGCAGCGAACACGCTTGACCGCCAGTTCACGGTGTCGCAGCCCAACCGGGTCTGGGCAGGCGATATCACCTACGTCTGGACCCTGGAGGGGTGGCTGTATCTGGCCGTGCTGCTGGATCTGTACTCGCGTGCAGTCATCGGCTGGGCGATGGGCCCACGATTGACAGGAGATTTAACCGAACAGGCCCTCCGCATGGCGCTCACCACTCGGCTGCCCGAAGCTGGACGCCTGCATCACTCCGATCGCGGGAGTCAGTATGCCGCAGGGCCGTACCAGCAGCTGCTCACCACGCACGGTATCACGGCCAGCATGAGCCGCAAAGGCAATTGCTGGGACAACGCCTGCGTGGAGAGCTTCTTCGGGACACTGAAGCGCGAGCTCGTGTACCATCGGCACTATGCCACACGAGCCGAAGCCAAGCAGGACATCTTCGAATACATTGAGGTGTTCTACAATCGGACGCGTCGGCACTCGACCCTCGGCTATCACTCCCCGGTCGAGTATGAATCGAGGACGGCAGTCGCGTAA
- a CDS encoding SAM-dependent methyltransferase, which translates to MGGPQCRSCGAVLAHTFVDLGMSPLANSYIKADESNRMEPFYPLHVYVCSGCLLVQLEEFTSPQSIFGDYAYFSSYSESWLAHAKRYVEKVSERFGLGSRHHVVEIASNDGYLLQYFVQRGVPVLGVEPAANVAAVAQKNGIPTVVKFLGVKTAQELAKQEKRADLLIGNNVLAHVPNINDFVGGLKILLKPQGVITMEFPHLMRLMAENQFDTIYHEHFSYLSLLAVERVFERHGLSLFDVEELPTHGGSLRIYARHRDDTSKPVEKRVFELRQREDRAGFGNLQHYLSFAGQVSRTKRKLLRFLVEAKENGKSVVGYGAPAKGNTLLNYCGVRTDFLDYTVDLSPHKQGQLLPGVRIPIYPPDKIKETKPDYVLILPWNIREEVMQQMAFIGAWGGKFVVPIPEVKVLS; encoded by the coding sequence ATGGGAGGACCACAGTGTCGGTCATGCGGAGCCGTGTTGGCGCACACGTTTGTCGATCTTGGCATGTCGCCGTTGGCAAATTCCTACATCAAAGCGGATGAGTCCAATCGAATGGAGCCGTTCTATCCGCTCCATGTTTACGTGTGTAGCGGATGTCTCTTGGTACAACTGGAAGAGTTTACGAGCCCGCAGAGCATTTTTGGCGATTACGCCTATTTCTCATCCTATTCCGAGAGTTGGTTGGCGCATGCGAAGCGCTATGTCGAAAAGGTCAGCGAACGATTTGGCCTTGGCTCACGGCATCATGTGGTGGAAATCGCCAGTAACGACGGATATCTCTTGCAATATTTTGTGCAACGAGGGGTACCGGTGTTAGGGGTTGAGCCGGCTGCGAATGTGGCCGCTGTCGCCCAAAAAAATGGCATCCCGACTGTCGTGAAGTTCCTCGGGGTGAAGACCGCTCAGGAACTGGCCAAGCAAGAGAAGCGAGCCGATCTCCTGATTGGAAACAACGTCCTGGCACACGTGCCCAACATCAATGATTTTGTCGGGGGGCTGAAGATTCTGCTAAAGCCGCAAGGAGTGATCACGATGGAGTTTCCTCATCTCATGCGGCTCATGGCGGAAAACCAGTTCGACACGATCTATCACGAGCATTTCTCCTACCTGTCATTGCTTGCGGTGGAGCGGGTGTTCGAACGACATGGGCTCTCCCTCTTTGATGTTGAGGAACTGCCTACGCATGGTGGGTCACTGAGAATTTACGCACGACACCGCGACGATACCTCAAAACCTGTTGAGAAACGGGTGTTCGAGTTGCGGCAACGTGAAGACCGCGCGGGATTCGGGAATTTACAGCACTATCTCTCTTTCGCCGGACAGGTTTCGAGAACGAAGCGAAAACTGTTGAGATTTCTCGTTGAAGCAAAGGAGAACGGCAAATCTGTGGTGGGCTACGGCGCGCCTGCCAAAGGCAATACCCTTCTCAATTACTGTGGTGTACGGACCGATTTTCTCGACTATACGGTCGATCTGAGCCCGCATAAACAAGGCCAATTGCTTCCAGGGGTTCGGATTCCCATTTATCCACCGGACAAAATCAAGGAAACGAAACCCGACTACGTCCTCATTCTGCCGTGGAATATCCGTGAGGAAGTCATGCAACAAATGGCTTTCATCGGAGCGTGGGGAGGAAAATTTGTCGTGCCGATTCCGGAGGTGAAGGTTCTGTCGTGA
- a CDS encoding dTDP-4-dehydrorhamnose 3,5-epimerase, with the protein MIFQETALNGAFIIEMDRLQDERGFFARSYCVKEFAANGLDTRLVQCNVSYNRLRGTLRGMHYQVSPAAETRVVRCTRGAIYDVIVDLRLEAPTYKQFFSVVLTADNRRMLYIPQRFAHGFLTLSDDTEVLYQMSEFYTPGCARGFRWNDQNFQISWPETVQVISEKDRNYPDYSDREGHGTE; encoded by the coding sequence GTGATTTTTCAGGAGACGGCTTTGAATGGGGCCTTTATTATCGAGATGGATCGGTTGCAGGACGAACGGGGGTTCTTTGCAAGGAGTTACTGTGTAAAGGAGTTTGCCGCCAATGGTCTGGACACTCGACTGGTTCAATGCAATGTCTCCTACAATAGATTGCGGGGTACTCTACGGGGGATGCACTATCAAGTTTCACCTGCTGCGGAAACAAGAGTCGTACGTTGTACCAGGGGAGCGATCTACGACGTGATCGTAGACCTTCGTCTTGAAGCCCCAACATACAAACAATTTTTTTCTGTAGTTCTGACGGCCGACAATCGTCGAATGCTCTACATCCCACAACGATTTGCGCACGGATTCCTCACCCTCTCAGACGATACGGAGGTTTTGTACCAGATGTCCGAGTTCTATACTCCAGGCTGTGCGCGAGGCTTCCGATGGAACGACCAAAATTTTCAGATTTCCTGGCCGGAAACAGTACAGGTCATCTCTGAAAAAGACCGTAACTATCCGGATTACTCAGATCGTGAAGGCCATGGAACTGAGTGA